The Azospirillum baldaniorum genome contains a region encoding:
- the rpsT gene encoding 30S ribosomal protein S20, with protein sequence MANHKSAEKRIRQTARRTEINRNRVSRIRTFVKKVETAISSGNKAEAAEAFKAAQPEMMRGASKGVLHKNTVSRKLSRLSARIKAL encoded by the coding sequence ATGGCCAATCATAAGTCTGCTGAAAAGCGCATTCGTCAAACCGCGCGTCGTACGGAGATCAACCGTAACCGCGTCAGCCGTATCCGCACCTTCGTGAAGAAGGTCGAGACGGCGATCTCGTCCGGCAACAAGGCTGAAGCCGCTGAGGCTTTCAAGGCCGCGCAGCCGGAAATGATGCGTGGAGCCTCCAAGGGCGTTCTGCACAAGAACACCGTGTCGCGCAAGCTGTCGCGCCTGTCGGCCCGCATCAAGGCTCTCTGA
- a CDS encoding enoyl-CoA hydratase, translating to MPYETILVETRGPVGLVTLNRPKALNALSDLLVTELGQALDALEADDSVGAIVVTGSEKAFAAGADIKEMQNFSYMDVYKANFITAKWERLAKCRKPTIAAVAGYALGGGCELAMMADFILAADTAKFGQPEITIGTIPGAGGTQRLTRFVGKSKAMEMCLTGRLMDAAEAERAGLVSRVVPAVDLVDEAVRVAEKIAKLSRPVVMMAKDAVNAAYETTMSEGIRVERRIFHATFAVEDQKEGMAAFAEKRQPDWKHR from the coding sequence ATGCCGTACGAAACCATTCTCGTCGAAACCCGCGGACCGGTCGGGCTCGTCACGCTGAACCGGCCCAAGGCGCTGAACGCGCTGTCCGACCTGCTGGTGACCGAGCTGGGCCAGGCGCTGGACGCGCTGGAGGCCGACGACTCCGTTGGCGCCATCGTGGTCACGGGTTCGGAGAAGGCCTTCGCCGCCGGCGCCGACATCAAGGAGATGCAGAACTTCTCCTACATGGACGTCTACAAGGCCAACTTCATCACCGCCAAGTGGGAACGGCTGGCCAAGTGCCGCAAGCCGACCATCGCCGCGGTCGCCGGCTACGCGCTGGGCGGCGGCTGCGAATTGGCGATGATGGCCGACTTCATCCTGGCCGCCGACACCGCCAAGTTCGGCCAGCCGGAGATCACCATCGGCACCATCCCCGGCGCCGGCGGCACGCAGCGCCTGACCCGCTTCGTCGGCAAGTCCAAGGCCATGGAGATGTGCCTGACCGGTCGTCTGATGGACGCCGCCGAGGCCGAGCGCGCCGGCCTCGTCAGCCGCGTCGTGCCTGCGGTGGATCTGGTGGACGAGGCGGTGCGGGTCGCCGAGAAGATCGCCAAGCTCTCGCGCCCGGTCGTCATGATGGCCAAGGACGCCGTCAACGCCGCCTATGAGACCACCATGTCGGAAGGCATCCGGGTCGAGCGCCGAATCTTCCACGCCACCTTCGCCGTCGAAGACCAGAAGGAAGGCATGGCCGCCTTCGCCGAGAAGCGTCAGCCGGATTGGAAGCATCGCTGA